In Erigeron canadensis isolate Cc75 chromosome 6, C_canadensis_v1, whole genome shotgun sequence, the following are encoded in one genomic region:
- the LOC122605632 gene encoding leucine-rich repeat receptor-like serine/threonine-protein kinase BAM1, with amino-acid sequence MNVTLYFLIITITLSLPISISQPTGSAHLPEYKALLSLKSFITSDPQSVLQSWNISTSHCIWAGVTCDSQRHVTSLNLADFNLTGIIPHTIGNLVNLVNFTVAVNNFAGNIPPEISNISGLRYLNLSNNIFNSTFPVELFSLKNLEVLDLYNNNLTGNLPAGVPENSNLRHFHLGGNYFSGFIPPEYGNFSKLEYLAVSGNELTGEIPPEIGKLSNLKYLYLGYYNVYSGGIPPEIGNLTSLIRIDAASCGLAGEIPAELGKLVNLDTLFLQINGLSGYLKNELGNLKSLKSLDLSNNMFTGEIPESFKDLKNITLINLFRNKLYGSIPEFIADLPELEVLQLWDNNFTGNIPKSLGKNGKLQIVDLSTNKLTGSLPGSLCYGNKLETLIVLENFLFGEIPLELGECESLSRVRMGENYLNGSIPEGLFSLPKLSQVELQDNLLMGGFPVTSYVSVSLGQVSLSNNGLSGPLPASISNFTGVQKLLLDGNNFTGHIPGEIGKLQQLSKIDFSRNSFSGKIAPEISRCKLLTYVDLSQNQLSGEIPTEITDMHILNYLNVSRNRLVGSIPTSIASMQSLTSVDFSYNDLSGLVPGTGQFSYFNYTSFEGNPKLCGPYLGPCNDAFANSTHHSHSKGSLSSSAKLLLVIGLLLCSIVFAIAAIIKARSLKRNSEARAWKLTAFQRLDFTCDNVLDSLKEDNIIGKGGAGTVYKGVMPNNELVAVKRLAVMSRGSAHDHGFNAEIQTLGRIRHRYIVRLLGFCSNHETNLLVYEYMPNGSLGEMLHGKKGGHLYWDTRYKIAIESAKGLCYLHHDCSPLILHRDVKSNNILLDSNFEAHVADFGLAKFLQDSGTSECMSAIAGSYGYIAPEYAYTLKVDEKSDVYSFGVVLLELVTGRKPVGEFGDGVDIVQWVRKLTGGNKEHVSKIVDPRLPYAPTHEVMHMFYVAMLCVEEQAVERPTMREVVQILTEVPKTSVCRQGGESVVATSVAPDSPLLRSPSPPPPPLPGTMESPISTSDNVNNNEQNKIRDLLSI; translated from the exons ATGAATGTCACACTATATTTCCTAATAATAACAATCACTCTTTCCCTCCCAATATCCATTTCCCAACCCACCGGGTCAGCCCATTTACCCGAATACAAAGCTTTACTATCATTAAAATCCTTCATAACATCCGACCCACAATCCGTTTTACAATCATGGAATATATCCACTAGTCATTGCATTTGGGCTGGTGTCACGTGCGATTCTCAACGTCACGTGACTTCATTAAATCTTGCTGATTTTAATCTCACCGGGATAATTCCACATACTATCGGAAACCTTGTAAACTTGGTTAACTTCACCGTTGCCGTTAACAATTTCGCCGGAAATATCCCGCCGGAGATTTCAAACATCTCCGGTCTACGGTATCTAAACCTTTccaacaatatttttaattccaCTTTCCCGGTGGAactttttagtttaaaaaatcttgAAGTTCTTGATCTTTACAATAATAACTTGACCGGAAACCTTCCCGCCGGTGTACCGGAAAATTCAAACCTCCGGCATTTTCATCTGGGTGGCAACTATTTTTCTGGGTTTATCCCACCGGAATATGGGAACTTTTCAAAACTTGAATATTTGGCGGTTTCCGGCAACGAACTCACCGGAGAAATCCCGCCGGAGATTGGAAAGTTAAGTAATTTGAAATATCTTTATCTGGGTTATTACAATGTTTACTCCGGCGGCATACCGCCGGAGATTGGGAACTTAACTAGCTTGATACGTATAGATGCTGCTAGCTGTGGACTCGCCGGAGAAATTCCGGCCGAGCTCGGTAAACTTGTAAATCTTGATacactttttctacaaattaatggGCTATCTGGGTATTTGAAAAATGAACTTGGGaatttaaaatcattaaaaagttTAGATCTTTCAAATAATATGTTCACTGGAGAGATACCGGAATCttttaaagatttaaaaaatataactttaattaatttatttcgAAATAAGTTATATGGGTCTATACCGGAGTTTATAGCTGACTTGCCTGAATTAGAAGTTTTACAGTTATGGGATAATAATTTTACTGGAAATATACCGAAAAGTTTAGGTAAAAATGGGAAGTTGCAAATAGTTGATTTGAGTACAAATAAGTTGACTGGTTCATTGCCTGGTAGTTTGTGTTATGGGAATAAGCTAGAAACTTTGATTGTGTTGGAGAATTTTTTATTTGGGGAGATACCGTTGGAGTTAGGCGAATGTGAGTCGTTGAGTCGAGTTAGAATGGGGGAGAATTATCTTAATGGTTCGATACCGGAAGGGTTGTTTAGTTTGCCTAAGCTTTCACAAGTCGAGCTTCAAGATAATTTACTTATGGGTGGGTTTCCTGTGACTAGTTATGTTTCGGTTAGTCTTGGACAGGTGAGTTTGTCGAATAATGGGTTAAGTGGTCCGTTGCCTGCTAGTATTAGTAACTTTACTGGTGTTCAGAAGCTTTTGCTGGATGGTAATAACTTTACGGGGCACATTCCGGGTGAAATAGGGAAATTGCAGCAACTGTCAAAGATTGATTTTAGCCGAAATAGTTTTTCTGGGAAGATTGCACCGGAGATTAGTAGATGTAAGTTGTTGACATATGTGGATCTTAGCCAGAACCAGCTTTCCGGAGAGATTCCTACTGAAATAACAGATATGCacattttaaattatttgaatGTATCACGTAATCGTTTAGTAGGTAGCATCCCCACATCGATTGCATCAATGCAAAGCTTGACGTCTGTTGATTTTTCATATAATGATCTTTCTGGTTTGGTTCCGGGTACAGGGCAGTTTAGTTACTTTAATTACACTTCATTTGAGGGGAACCCAAAGCTATGTGGACCATATTTAGGACCATGTAATGATGCATTTGCTAATAGCACCCATCATTCACATTCAAAAGGCTCACTTTCTTCTTCTGCAAAGCTTTTGCTTGTTATTGGGCTTCTTCTCTGCTCCATTGTGTTTGCTATTGCAGCAATCATAAAGGCTCGATCTTTAAAACGAAATAGTGAAGCTCGAGCATGGAAACTCACGGCTTTCCAAAGATTAGACTTTACATGTGATAATGTTCTTGATAGTTTAAAAGAAGATAACATTATTGGAAAAGGAGGAGCCGGAACTGTTTACAAAGGGGTTATGCCAAACAATGAGCTAGTGGCTGTCAAGAGGTTAGCAGTTATGAGTCGGGGTTCAGCCCATGATCACGGGTTCAATGCCGAGATTCAGACTCTAGGGAGAATTAGACATAGGTATATAGTCAGGTTGTTGGGGTTCTGTTCAAACCATGAAACAAATCTATTGGTTTATGAGTATATGCCAAATGGGAGCTTAGGTGAAATGCTTCATGGGAAGAAAGGTGGCCATCTCTATTGGGATACAAGATATAAGATTGCCATTGAATCTGCAAAGGGACTTTGCTATCTCCATCATGATTGCTCCCCATTGATCCTTCACCGTGATGTGAAATCAAACAATATACTTTTGGATTCTAATTTTGAAGCCCATGTGGCGGATTTTGGTCTTGCTAAGTTCTTGCAAGATTCAGGCACCTCAGAATGTATGTCAGCAATTGCTGGCTCTTACGGGTATATTGCACCAG AATATGCATACACTCTAAAAGTTGATGAGAAGAGTGATGTGTATAGTTTTGGTGTAGTTCTGTTGGAGCTAGTGACTGGCAGGAAACCAGTGGGAGAATTTGGAGATGGCGTAGACATAGTGCAATGGGTGAGAAAGTTGACGGGTGGTAATAAAGAACATGTTTCCAAGATTGTAGATCCTAGACTCCCATATGCTCCCACACACGAGGTAATGCACATGTTCTATGTAGCAATGCTTTGTGTTGAAGAACAAGCAGTGGAACGACCGACCATGAGAGAAGTTGTCCAAATCTTAACAGAAGTTCCTAAGACTTCTGTTTGCAGACAAGGAGGAGAATCAGTTGTTGCCACTAGTGTTGCTCCAGATTCACCTCTTTTGAGATctccatcaccgccaccaccgcctCTGCCAGGCACCATGGAATCACCCATCAGTACTTCAGACAATGTCAACAACAATGAACAAAATAAGATCCGTGATCTTCTAAGCATCTGA
- the LOC122604688 gene encoding F-box/kelch-repeat protein At3g06240-like produces MKILEPPPEPLPKSDKRWDLVWGFGYDSSNDDYKIVVGLVVNMGLLIRSRTRFYVYSLKTCVWKFIEEYDYASASANTVCGILYDGALHWDMTNSQTEEGAIFSFNLSREEFTKTQMLHSVYQHITYSYTLGLMEGSLCLYVGSWTSTEIWVLKSDNNNNSGKQSYWELLPESYVMSSHGRI; encoded by the coding sequence ATGAAAATACTTGAACCCCCACCAGAGCCTCTTCCCAAGAGCGACAAAAGGTGGGATTTGGTTTGGGGATTCGGTTATGATTCATCCAACGACGACTACAAGATTGTAGTAGGCCTTGTTGTGAATATGGGACTTCTTATACGGTCCAGAACACGTTTTTATGTTTATTCGTTAAAAACATGTGTTTGGAAATTCATTGAAGAATATGACTATGCATCTGCTAGTGCAAATACTGTTTGCGGCATCTTATATGATGGGGCACTTCACTGGGATATGACCAATTCTCAAACTGAAGAGGGAgccattttttcttttaatttatctcGTGAGGAATTTACAAAGACTCAAATGCTCCATTCTGTATATCAACATATTACTTATAGCTACACCCTGGGGCTCATGGAAGGATCTCTATGCCTTTATGTTGGCTCATGGACGTCCACCGAGATATGGGTATTGAAAAgcgacaataataataatagtggaAAACAATCTTATTGGGAATTGTTGCCGGAGAGTTATGTGATGAGTTCTCATGGAAGAatctga
- the LOC122606223 gene encoding uncharacterized protein LOC122606223, giving the protein MAAGTTAINHRQKPKVCFSFAAYSKTLISHLHHHSTIPIAAGLTETELTTIESTFSFTFPPDLRSILREGLPIGQGFPNWRSSSLQQLDILINLPILGLCKEIHRKKFWYRRWGLRPVDNDKAVELAKGYLKKIPVLVPVYRNCYVSCSPVLAGNPVFYVNGVDVKLCSYDVIGFFEKIENLSDTSELKDLIFSGNLKQENELFCFPVFEKNESSNNNGVVKKVKGTKLGDFLSSPVWAATEARKVEFWSDLMELRRVRWWCDGEIELGRCLEDVRLKLRNGGWDEDDVGEMMMEMDGGDQDMVMMTSFPDDGGFRWRVRELSMRLLSGGWSKVDVVELLGCLTEIEKVEDRTVEIENGGDWLFDFQHMSYSCVDDSQCDSASLRPVLEIHAIKNTSISIVV; this is encoded by the coding sequence ATGGCCGCCGGAACCACCGCCATCAACCACCGTCAAAAACCCAAAGTTTGTTTCTCATTCGCCGCGTATTCCAAAACTCTAATCTCCCATCTCCACCACCATTCCACCATCCCCATCGCCGCCGGCCTAACGGAAACCGAACTAACCACCATTGAATCCACTTTCAGCTTCACATTCCCACCGGACCTCCGTTCTATTCTCCGGGAAGGCCTTCCGATCGGCCAAGGCTTTCCGAATTGGCGATCATCTTCCCTTCAACAGCTTgatattttaatcaatttgcCTATTTTGGGATTATGTAAAGAAATCCACCGGAAAAAATTCTGGTACCGCCGGTGGGGTCTCCGGCCAGTTGATAATGATAAGGCTGTTGAATTGGCAAAAGGGTATTTGAAAAAGATTCCGGTTCTTGTTCCGGTTTACCGGAATTGCTACGTTTCTTGTTCCCCTGTTTTGGCGGGAAACCCGGTATTTTATGTAAATGGGGTTGATGTGAAATTGTGTAGTTATGATGTTATTGGGTTTTTTGAAAAGATTGAAAATTTATCGGATACATCTGAGTTAAAAGACTTGATTTTTTCGGGTAATTTGAAACAGGAAAACGAATTATTTTGTTTTCCTGTTTTTGAAAAGAATGaaagtagtaataataatgggGTGGTGAAGAAGGTGAAGGGGACAAAATTGGGTGACTTTTTGAGCTCTCCGGTTTGGGCGGCAACGGAGGCGAGAAAGGTGGAGTTTTGGTCGGATTTGATGGAGCTCCGCCGTGTACGGTGGTGGTGTGATGGTGAGATTGAGTTGGGGAGGTGTTTAGAggatgtaagattgaagttaagAAATGGGGGGTGGGATGAAGACGATGTGGGTGAAATGATGATGGAAATGGACGGTGGAGATCAGGATATGGTGATGATGACGTCATTTCCCGATGACGGTGGATTTAGGTGGCGTGTGAGGGAATTATCAATGAGGTTATTGAGTGGTGGATGGAGTAAGGTAGATGTGGTGGAGTTGCTTGGTTGTTTGACTGAAATTGAAAAGGTTGAAGATCGGACGGTGGAGATTGAAAATGGTGGGGATTGGTTGTTTGACTTTCAACACATGAGTTACAGTTGTGTTGATGATAGTCAATGTGATAGTGCAAGTTTAAGGCCGGTGTTGGAAATACATGCAATTAAAAATACTTCTATTTCAATAGTGGTGTAG